In Bdellovibrionales bacterium, a genomic segment contains:
- the fliP gene encoding flagellar type III secretion system pore protein FliP (The bacterial flagellar biogenesis protein FliP forms a type III secretion system (T3SS)-type pore required for flagellar assembly.), translated as MKLICKVLLFVLFAGFATEALAQITVPSVSFGMKSTSNPKEVVSAIQIIILLTVLTLAPAILILMTSFTRIIIVFSFLRQALGTQQMPPNQLLVGLSLFLTFFIMQPVFSVVNTEALQPYMNQQISQEVAFERVLVPFRKFMFSQTRPADLNLFIRLSKLNEPKTRADVPTPVLIPAFVISELKTAFQIGFIIYLPFLVIDMIVASVLMALGMMMLPPVVISLPIKIMLFVLVDGWSLIIGSMVKSFG; from the coding sequence ATGAAGCTGATATGTAAGGTTCTCTTATTTGTTCTCTTTGCCGGCTTTGCCACCGAAGCTTTGGCGCAGATCACTGTGCCGAGCGTAAGCTTTGGGATGAAGAGCACAAGTAACCCTAAAGAAGTGGTCTCGGCCATTCAGATCATCATATTGCTCACGGTGTTGACTTTAGCACCGGCGATTTTGATTCTGATGACGAGTTTCACGAGAATCATCATTGTCTTTTCGTTTTTAAGACAAGCTCTTGGTACACAACAAATGCCGCCGAACCAATTGTTGGTGGGTTTATCCTTGTTTCTCACATTCTTTATTATGCAGCCGGTTTTCTCAGTGGTAAACACGGAGGCGCTGCAGCCTTATATGAATCAACAGATCTCTCAGGAAGTGGCTTTCGAAAGAGTTCTGGTCCCCTTCCGCAAGTTTATGTTTTCACAAACTCGGCCAGCGGATTTGAATCTATTTATTCGTCTTTCTAAATTGAACGAGCCTAAAACTCGCGCCGATGTGCCGACTCCAGTTTTGATTCCGGCATTTGTGATCTCGGAATTAAAAACGGCGTTTCAGATTGGTTTTATCATTTATCTTCCGTTCCTGGTGATCGATATGATCGTCGCGAGTGTGCTTATGGCCCTCGGGATGATGATGTTACCTCCGGTGGTGATTTCGCTTCCGATTAAAATCATGCTTTTCGTTTTAGTGGACGGTTGGAGTTTAATTATTGGCTCTATGGTTAAGAGCTTCGGGTAA
- the fliQ gene encoding flagellar biosynthesis protein FliQ, translating to MSDELVLNLSTQTLKTMALVAAPMLIAALVTGLIVSVFQAITQINEATLTFIPKMIIVAIVLVIAGPWMLDTLKGFTVEIFETVGTIVRTQ from the coding sequence ATGTCAGATGAACTCGTTTTAAATTTAAGCACGCAGACATTAAAGACCATGGCCCTGGTTGCGGCTCCGATGCTTATTGCGGCTCTTGTGACGGGATTGATTGTGAGTGTTTTTCAGGCGATCACGCAGATTAACGAAGCGACTTTGACCTTTATTCCTAAAATGATCATCGTTGCTATCGTTCTTGTGATCGCTGGTCCTTGGATGCTCGACACTCTTAAGGGCTTTACCGTAGAAATCTTTGAGACGGTGGGAACAATCGTCAGAACACAGTAG
- a CDS encoding flagellar biosynthetic protein FliR yields the protein MNVLQITEIQAFSFLLILARMSAFLVAWPLLGGINVPAPVKVLLALLLSLVFFPLLKDSMNLQVIGIAHLIGCVMKEVFVGLCLAFVSYLFFYAIQVGSELVATSMGVNAAQIYNPTMSVSMTPVDQFYSIMASLFFLLMNGHHIFLTGLLHSYDIIPATRWGLSLESFSQIALIGKEVLIIGFQLSAPVLVSILLINISMAIIGRAVPQMNVLLTSMSVNVLVGIFILIFAIPLIWSEFHQSSEFFMEAFMGFLKTV from the coding sequence GTGAACGTTCTGCAAATCACCGAAATCCAAGCCTTTTCGTTTTTGTTGATCCTCGCGCGAATGAGTGCGTTTCTCGTGGCGTGGCCGCTTCTTGGTGGCATTAACGTTCCCGCTCCCGTCAAAGTTCTTCTCGCTCTTTTATTGAGCTTAGTTTTCTTTCCGTTATTAAAGGACTCCATGAATCTTCAGGTCATCGGTATCGCACATCTCATAGGATGCGTGATGAAGGAAGTGTTTGTCGGGCTCTGCCTAGCCTTCGTGTCTTACCTTTTCTTCTACGCCATCCAAGTGGGGAGTGAATTGGTGGCCACCAGTATGGGAGTCAATGCCGCCCAGATCTATAACCCGACCATGTCGGTATCGATGACTCCGGTCGATCAGTTTTACTCGATCATGGCCAGTTTGTTTTTCCTTTTGATGAATGGCCATCATATTTTTTTGACAGGTCTCCTTCACAGCTATGACATCATCCCCGCGACTCGATGGGGCTTAAGTTTAGAGTCTTTTTCTCAAATCGCATTAATCGGTAAAGAAGTGCTGATCATCGGCTTTCAACTGTCAGCTCCCGTGTTGGTTTCAATTTTGCTTATAAATATATCGATGGCCATTATTGGTCGAGCAGTACCACAGATGAATGTCCTGCTCACGAGTATGTCCGTTAACGTTTTGGTGGGGATTTTTATTTTAATTTTTGCGATTCCATTGATCTGGAGTGAGTTTCATCAGAGCTCCGAATTTTTTATGGAAGCGTTTATGGGATTCTTAAAGACAGTTTAA
- the flhB gene encoding flagellar biosynthesis protein FlhB, which yields MAEHSEQERTEEATSQRREDFRRRGQVAQTKELSSVFMLLGLALLMWMMGKYFLDNIFDTYRMAFDLIRPDVLRDNNITGYLAAFGIKAAMILAPILLFALVFSIGASVLQTGLLFSEEALSPDLNKMNPLTGFKRIFSLRNLMEGVKSLAKFAAIGGVVYKILSGVMTGLPELTLFSPTQTMGFLVTLIFKLLFSVGILMLVIAIADYFFQRFTLENEMKMTKQEIRDEVKTREGDPLIKARIRKIQKETAQRRMMSDVPKADVIITNPTHIAIALKYNPEKYAAPILLAKGQDHVAMKIRELAKEHNIPIVENKPLARAIFKTMELGQVIPRELFAAVAEVLAYVFKLKKKKLARI from the coding sequence ATGGCAGAACACAGCGAGCAGGAACGCACAGAAGAAGCAACCAGTCAGCGGAGAGAGGATTTCCGCCGTCGTGGTCAAGTCGCGCAGACGAAAGAACTTTCGTCGGTGTTTATGCTTTTGGGTCTAGCTCTTTTGATGTGGATGATGGGGAAGTACTTCCTCGATAATATCTTCGACACCTACCGGATGGCTTTTGATCTCATCCGTCCTGATGTTCTCCGGGACAACAACATCACGGGTTACCTTGCAGCCTTTGGAATCAAGGCGGCGATGATTTTGGCGCCAATTCTTCTTTTCGCGCTTGTGTTTTCGATTGGTGCTTCGGTGCTCCAGACCGGTCTGTTGTTTAGCGAAGAAGCTCTTTCTCCAGATTTAAATAAAATGAACCCGCTCACGGGATTTAAACGAATCTTCAGTCTTCGGAATCTGATGGAGGGGGTTAAGTCTCTCGCGAAGTTCGCGGCCATCGGGGGCGTGGTTTATAAAATTCTTTCCGGGGTGATGACGGGACTTCCTGAGCTCACTTTATTCTCACCCACGCAGACGATGGGGTTCCTTGTAACGCTCATCTTTAAATTGCTATTTAGTGTCGGCATCCTGATGCTTGTGATCGCCATCGCGGATTACTTTTTTCAACGCTTCACGCTCGAAAATGAGATGAAGATGACAAAACAAGAAATTCGCGACGAAGTGAAAACCCGAGAAGGGGATCCGCTCATTAAAGCGCGCATTCGGAAGATACAAAAAGAAACAGCTCAGCGCCGGATGATGAGTGACGTGCCTAAGGCAGATGTGATTATCACAAACCCGACTCACATTGCGATCGCTCTAAAATACAATCCCGAAAAGTACGCGGCCCCGATCTTATTAGCTAAAGGCCAGGATCACGTCGCTATGAAGATCAGAGAGCTCGCTAAAGAGCACAATATTCCGATCGTCGAGAACAAACCTCTGGCGCGTGCGATTTTTAAAACTATGGAACTGGGACAGGTTATTCCCCGTGAACTCTTTGCCGCGGTGGCTGAGGTTCTCGCTTACGTCTTTAAACTTAAAAAGAAAAAACTGGCTAGGATCTAA
- the flhA gene encoding flagellar biosynthesis protein FlhA, with protein sequence MEAMIQFLRKFDKLSKNLDMVMALSIIAILFVMIIPLPPVLLDLSLTFSIMLSLLVLLVAVYTQQVLDFSVFPSLLLISTLFRLSLNVATTRLILSEGHNGPDAAGSVIHAFSSFVIGNNYAIGFIVFIILVVINFVVITKGSGRIAEVAARFTLDAMPGKQMSIDADLNAGLINEEQARTRRKKIENEADFYGAMDGASKFVRGDAIAGIVIMVINIIGGLAIGVLQQGLDISTAAKFYTQLTVGDGLVTQIPALIVSTAAGTVVTKNSSKSSIGADIATQLFINPKAVFAASGIMFMFAVIPGLPALPFAFMAILLGGIGYVTMETQKQKAKDEEQKQTAEAQRPKSENIESLLPLDLVEVEVGYGLINIVESHESGDLMERIVSIRKQFAIDLGVIIPPVHIRDNLQLKPGEYRILIKGHKVAQGELKAECFLAMDPGGASKKIDGIPTKEPAFGLDALWITKSHKEEAELKGYTVVDLPTVMATHLTEVLRMHANELFGRQEASALVENFKKNYPKVVEDLIPDQLSLGAVVKVLQNLLKEQVSIRDLLTIFETLGDEASKSKDTDALTEAVRRRLNRGITAKYADDSGSIQVMTLSGNLEEEIIQSLMQTEQGIQLAMDPMRMQKIVLNIADMIESHPEIASQPILLTSPTVRRHVHRIVSKFIPQLVVLSHNEVSSQARVSSVGVVEVPYAS encoded by the coding sequence ATGGAAGCGATGATTCAATTTTTAAGAAAGTTCGATAAGCTCTCAAAAAACTTAGACATGGTCATGGCCCTGTCGATCATTGCGATTCTTTTCGTCATGATTATTCCACTTCCTCCAGTGCTTTTGGATTTATCATTAACTTTTTCGATCATGTTGAGTTTGTTAGTTCTTTTGGTGGCCGTTTACACGCAACAGGTCTTAGACTTTAGCGTCTTCCCCTCACTTCTCTTGATTTCGACTCTCTTCCGCCTGTCGCTCAACGTGGCGACAACACGCTTAATTCTTTCAGAGGGTCATAACGGTCCAGATGCGGCAGGATCTGTGATCCACGCGTTCTCAAGCTTCGTCATCGGGAATAACTACGCCATTGGATTTATTGTTTTTATCATCTTAGTTGTCATTAACTTTGTGGTGATCACTAAAGGTTCGGGTCGTATTGCGGAAGTGGCAGCGCGCTTCACGTTAGATGCAATGCCGGGTAAACAAATGTCGATCGATGCGGATTTGAATGCTGGTCTTATTAACGAAGAACAAGCTCGGACTCGTCGTAAGAAGATCGAAAACGAAGCGGACTTCTACGGAGCCATGGATGGTGCCAGTAAATTCGTTCGTGGAGATGCGATTGCCGGGATCGTGATCATGGTGATTAACATTATCGGTGGTCTAGCCATCGGTGTTCTTCAACAAGGGTTAGATATCAGCACGGCCGCCAAATTCTACACGCAATTAACTGTGGGTGATGGGCTAGTCACGCAAATTCCAGCGCTGATCGTTTCGACAGCGGCCGGTACAGTGGTGACGAAGAACAGTTCGAAGTCGAGCATTGGTGCCGACATCGCCACACAGCTTTTCATCAATCCGAAAGCCGTTTTTGCGGCTTCGGGAATTATGTTTATGTTCGCCGTGATTCCAGGGCTTCCGGCTCTTCCGTTTGCCTTTATGGCGATCCTGCTCGGCGGAATCGGTTACGTCACTATGGAAACTCAAAAACAAAAGGCAAAGGACGAAGAGCAAAAACAAACAGCCGAAGCTCAGAGACCTAAATCCGAAAATATCGAAAGCCTTCTTCCTTTGGATTTGGTTGAGGTCGAAGTGGGTTATGGATTAATTAATATCGTCGAGTCTCACGAAAGCGGCGATCTCATGGAGCGTATCGTGAGCATACGTAAGCAATTTGCTATAGATTTAGGGGTCATCATCCCGCCAGTTCATATCCGAGATAACTTACAGTTGAAGCCAGGGGAGTATCGAATCCTCATTAAGGGTCACAAAGTGGCACAGGGCGAGCTCAAGGCTGAATGTTTTCTGGCGATGGATCCCGGCGGCGCTTCTAAAAAGATCGATGGTATTCCCACGAAGGAGCCGGCGTTTGGCCTGGATGCTCTATGGATTACGAAGAGTCATAAAGAAGAAGCGGAACTTAAGGGTTACACCGTGGTGGATTTGCCAACAGTCATGGCCACTCACCTGACGGAAGTTCTTCGAATGCATGCGAACGAATTGTTCGGTCGCCAAGAGGCGAGTGCGCTGGTAGAGAACTTTAAAAAGAATTACCCGAAAGTGGTTGAAGATCTTATCCCAGATCAATTGTCTCTGGGAGCCGTGGTTAAAGTTCTTCAGAATCTTCTTAAAGAACAAGTCTCCATTCGCGATCTATTAACCATCTTCGAAACTCTCGGTGACGAAGCCTCTAAGAGCAAAGACACCGACGCATTGACCGAAGCCGTACGTCGTCGTTTAAATCGCGGAATCACGGCGAAGTATGCGGATGATAGCGGTAGCATTCAAGTCATGACGTTGAGTGGAAATCTCGAGGAAGAGATCATCCAATCCCTCATGCAAACAGAACAGGGCATTCAGTTGGCCATGGATCCGATGCGCATGCAAAAGATCGTGCTTAACATTGCTGACATGATCGAGTCGCACCCGGAGATCGCAAGTCAGCCGATTCTTTTAACAAGCCCAACGGTGCGTCGCCATGTTCATAGAATTGTGAGCAAATTTATTCCGCAACTTGTGGTGCTCTCGCATAACGAAGTGTCATCGCAAGCCAGAGTTTCGTCCGTAGGAGTCGTGGAGGTTCCGTATGCAAGTTAG
- a CDS encoding MinD/ParA family protein has protein sequence MTEKSIRTISITSGKGGVGKTTLTTNLSYLLSNLNKKVLILDGDMSLANVDIFFRKNPDKTLKNFFDGTATLPEIIVKYSKNVHILPGSSGILELTQLNAFQKKMLIDGVSQLEGEYDYLLIDTASGISDEVLYLSSAAQEVFVVLQADPSSLTDSYALIKLLHQKYKIKTFSIVANQVLNEQEALKVYDRINTVAAKFLNINLQYVGYVPFDIKLRQATAQQELVSSFAPHCSSSFGMKRIADFIDNSARKDECRGGLQFFWNQVLNIA, from the coding sequence ATGACTGAGAAAAGCATACGAACAATAAGCATCACGTCGGGAAAAGGTGGCGTAGGTAAGACGACGCTCACAACAAATCTCTCCTACTTGCTATCAAATTTAAATAAAAAAGTATTAATTCTTGATGGCGATATGAGCCTAGCGAATGTGGATATCTTCTTTAGAAAAAATCCGGATAAAACATTAAAAAACTTTTTTGACGGAACCGCCACGCTTCCGGAGATTATCGTTAAGTACTCAAAGAATGTTCATATCCTTCCTGGCTCCAGTGGGATTTTAGAACTCACGCAGTTAAATGCATTCCAAAAGAAAATGCTCATTGATGGCGTCAGTCAGCTCGAAGGGGAGTACGATTATTTACTGATCGATACGGCCTCTGGCATTTCCGACGAAGTCTTGTATTTAAGCAGCGCCGCTCAAGAGGTGTTTGTGGTACTCCAGGCGGATCCGTCAAGCCTTACGGATTCCTACGCTTTAATTAAGCTTCTTCATCAAAAATACAAGATCAAGACCTTTTCGATTGTGGCCAATCAAGTGCTTAACGAGCAAGAGGCTCTTAAAGTTTACGACCGAATCAATACGGTCGCGGCGAAGTTTCTTAACATTAACCTGCAATATGTTGGATATGTCCCATTTGATATCAAATTGAGACAGGCGACGGCTCAACAAGAGCTGGTTTCCTCATTTGCACCTCATTGTTCGTCTAGTTTTGGGATGAAGCGGATTGCTGATTTTATTGATAATTCCGCACGTAAAGACGAATGTCGTGGGGGCCTACAGTTCTTTTGGAACCAGGTCTTGAATATTGCTTGA
- a CDS encoding FliA/WhiG family RNA polymerase sigma factor: protein MSNSPAKKYKEEALKISPAQKDKLIVEYAPLIKFVAQKIAARLPSNIELDDLISSGVIGLMDAIDKYDPTRDNKFKTYAEFRIRGAILDELRAQDWVPRSVRDKSKMLDKTIVELEVNLGRTPKDEEIAEKLAISMDELHELVNEVRPVSVVSIDETPTFSTVDKKSILNILDGCKFNNPQNQLDVKFLKDVITKAIEELPERQRLVLSLYYYEDLNLKEIGRVLRVTESRVSQLHAQAIVRLRAKLNQAFQNRDLEAS from the coding sequence ATGTCAAATTCGCCCGCGAAAAAATATAAAGAAGAAGCGTTAAAAATTTCTCCTGCACAAAAAGACAAACTCATCGTTGAGTATGCGCCTCTTATTAAATTCGTTGCGCAAAAGATCGCAGCCCGTCTTCCTTCGAACATCGAATTAGATGACTTGATCTCCAGCGGCGTGATCGGGCTCATGGACGCGATCGATAAATACGATCCCACCCGTGATAATAAATTTAAAACCTATGCTGAATTCCGTATTCGTGGAGCCATTCTCGATGAACTGCGCGCTCAGGATTGGGTGCCTCGATCGGTTCGTGATAAATCGAAGATGCTCGACAAAACCATCGTTGAGCTTGAAGTTAACTTAGGCCGAACACCTAAAGACGAAGAGATCGCCGAGAAGCTAGCGATTTCGATGGATGAACTTCATGAGCTGGTCAACGAAGTGCGGCCGGTGAGTGTAGTCTCCATTGATGAAACACCCACGTTTAGCACCGTGGATAAAAAGTCTATTCTTAATATCTTAGACGGTTGTAAATTCAATAACCCTCAAAACCAGCTCGATGTAAAATTCTTAAAAGATGTGATCACAAAAGCGATCGAAGAGCTTCCTGAGCGTCAGCGCTTAGTGCTTTCTTTGTACTATTACGAAGATTTAAATTTAAAAGAGATCGGCCGAGTTCTTCGCGTGACGGAGAGTCGCGTGTCGCAACTTCACGCCCAGGCCATCGTTCGCTTAAGAGCTAAGCTCAATCAAGCGTTCCAAAACCGCGATTTAGAAGCCTCTTAA
- a CDS encoding RNA polymerase factor sigma-32, protein MAKKTKKTVKKATPKAAPKKAKSSSVKTKAKPKSAPKKKISTLMTKAPKKEAKVVQAEIVDSSRALKGSSELTPVASDALTVYLANVNKYPLLTREQENEIALRYFQTKDPNDAEILVTSNLRFVVKVAAEYAKFGNRLIDIIQEGNVGLMHAVKEFNPYKGVRLITYAVWWIRGYIQEYLMRQHSVVRIGTTQNQRKLYYHLQKEKQNLDQIGQGGDVALLSARLGVPESDVKMMEERMSGRDVSLDAPVSEDGESIRLDMEATNETGVDEQIAHRESLKVLDQKLGDLRPQLNKKELYLLDERLLSDNPITLQDIGEKWGVTREAVRQMEARLMKKIKDAVSATLKPE, encoded by the coding sequence ATGGCGAAAAAGACAAAGAAAACGGTCAAAAAAGCCACTCCCAAAGCGGCGCCCAAGAAGGCTAAGTCTTCTTCCGTTAAGACTAAGGCAAAACCAAAGTCAGCCCCCAAGAAAAAAATCTCTACGTTAATGACCAAAGCTCCTAAAAAAGAAGCGAAGGTCGTTCAAGCCGAAATCGTTGATTCGTCTCGAGCCCTGAAAGGCTCCAGCGAATTGACCCCTGTCGCGTCGGACGCTCTCACCGTTTATCTCGCCAACGTGAACAAGTACCCTTTGCTCACTCGCGAGCAGGAGAACGAGATCGCCCTTCGCTATTTTCAAACGAAGGATCCGAATGATGCTGAAATTCTTGTGACCTCGAACCTTCGATTTGTCGTCAAAGTGGCGGCGGAATATGCAAAGTTTGGAAATCGCCTGATCGATATCATTCAAGAAGGTAACGTGGGTCTTATGCATGCAGTAAAGGAGTTCAATCCGTATAAAGGCGTGCGCTTGATCACCTATGCGGTGTGGTGGATTCGTGGTTACATTCAAGAGTATCTGATGCGCCAACATTCAGTCGTTCGCATTGGAACCACTCAAAATCAGCGCAAACTCTACTATCATCTACAAAAAGAAAAACAAAATTTGGATCAAATTGGCCAAGGTGGCGATGTCGCACTTTTGAGCGCGCGGCTTGGCGTTCCCGAAAGCGACGTCAAGATGATGGAAGAGCGCATGTCGGGCCGTGATGTGAGCTTAGACGCTCCGGTGAGCGAAGACGGCGAATCCATTCGACTGGATATGGAAGCGACCAACGAGACAGGGGTTGACGAGCAGATCGCTCATCGCGAATCACTCAAAGTCCTCGATCAAAAGTTGGGAGATCTTCGGCCTCAACTCAACAAGAAAGAACTTTATCTTTTAGACGAGCGCTTACTCTCCGATAATCCCATCACCCTGCAAGACATCGGTGAAAAATGGGGCGTCACTCGCGAAGCCGTACGCCAAATGGAAGCGCGCTTAATGAAAAAAATCAAAGACGCCGTCAGTGCGACTCTTAAACCTGAATAA
- a CDS encoding polyhydroxyalkanoic acid system family protein, producing MPKVNVDVNSKYSAEETYKRIQGLFGEGSDLKKMDSSMTCTFDDAKLSAAAKGKQFSADLKVSPQGSNSNVSIEVDLPMLMGMFKGQIKSTIEHKLNKLLA from the coding sequence ATGCCCAAAGTAAATGTCGATGTAAATTCCAAGTATTCCGCCGAAGAAACTTACAAAAGAATTCAGGGCCTTTTTGGTGAAGGCAGTGACCTTAAAAAAATGGACTCCTCTATGACCTGCACCTTTGACGACGCCAAACTCAGCGCCGCCGCCAAAGGAAAGCAGTTTTCCGCTGATCTTAAAGTGTCTCCCCAGGGCTCTAACAGCAATGTGAGTATCGAAGTCGATCTCCCGATGCTGATGGGAATGTTCAAAGGACAGATTAAATCCACCATCGAACACAAGCTCAATAAACTTTTGGCCTAA
- the aspS gene encoding aspartate--tRNA ligase, whose protein sequence is MEFVKSKKRTHYCGDLRESHQSSNVVLMGWVDSRRDHGGLVFIDLRDRTGLVQVVLDPQNEKMSMSKDMRGEYVVALEGTVKTRPEGMKNPKLATGGIEVVATECTILSRAQALPFHLNDDSVSEAVRLKYRYIDLRSEALQKNIIKRHHVMQKVRNFLAGNNFLEIETPILYKSTPEGARDYLVPSRVNQGMFYALPQSPQTLKQLLMISGFDRYFQIARCFRDEDLRADRQPEFSQIDIEMSFVDTDDIRKVNEQLLREIWKEFRGVEIPPVPTLTYDEVMSKYGSDKPDLRNPMEIKCVADLVKGVPFKVFSDVTERGGAIRGFGIPVKEEISRSQIDKWTQLSKDNHAKGLIWIRKDADGTFHSPVNKFLDQKVLQSIYDRLCPNDYGRMALIIADDYKNACSALGALRSHVGRQFNLIDKKADKFCWVVDFPLLEYDATEKRWVACHHPFTQPKDEHIEMMMKGDNESLTKVQAKAYDLVCNGEEIAGGSIRIHNSEVQSLMFKALGLTPEQAKEKFGYFIDALNYGTPPHGGIAWGLDRLVTILCNTDAIRDVIAFPKTAKATCMMSDTPSTVDRHQLLDLGIRVVTKDSKE, encoded by the coding sequence ATGGAATTTGTAAAAAGTAAAAAAAGAACTCATTATTGTGGCGACTTGCGAGAGAGTCATCAGTCTTCCAATGTCGTATTAATGGGCTGGGTGGATTCCCGCCGTGATCATGGCGGACTCGTCTTTATCGATCTGCGAGATCGCACGGGTCTTGTCCAGGTGGTTCTGGATCCTCAAAACGAAAAAATGTCGATGTCGAAAGACATGCGGGGGGAATATGTTGTTGCTTTAGAAGGCACAGTAAAGACTCGCCCCGAGGGCATGAAAAATCCTAAACTCGCCACTGGAGGTATTGAAGTCGTCGCGACAGAATGCACGATTTTATCTCGAGCGCAGGCGCTTCCCTTCCACTTGAATGACGATTCCGTCAGTGAAGCCGTTCGTTTAAAATACCGTTACATCGACTTGCGCTCAGAGGCTTTGCAAAAAAATATCATCAAGCGCCACCATGTGATGCAGAAAGTTCGCAACTTTTTGGCGGGAAACAATTTCTTAGAGATCGAAACGCCCATTTTATATAAGAGCACTCCCGAGGGCGCACGGGATTATCTCGTTCCCTCGCGCGTGAATCAGGGAATGTTCTACGCCCTTCCTCAAAGCCCGCAGACACTCAAGCAGCTTTTGATGATCAGTGGTTTTGATCGTTACTTCCAAATTGCACGCTGTTTCCGTGACGAAGATTTGCGTGCCGATCGTCAGCCTGAATTCAGTCAGATCGATATCGAGATGAGTTTTGTCGATACCGATGATATTCGCAAAGTGAACGAGCAACTCCTTCGCGAGATTTGGAAAGAATTCCGTGGTGTAGAGATTCCTCCTGTCCCCACATTGACCTATGACGAAGTGATGTCGAAGTACGGCTCTGACAAGCCCGATCTTCGTAACCCTATGGAAATTAAATGCGTTGCCGATTTGGTTAAAGGTGTTCCATTTAAAGTATTCTCCGATGTGACCGAACGTGGCGGCGCGATTCGAGGATTTGGTATTCCGGTGAAGGAAGAGATCTCTCGCTCGCAAATCGATAAATGGACTCAGTTGTCCAAAGACAATCACGCTAAAGGTTTAATCTGGATTCGTAAAGACGCCGATGGAACTTTCCATTCTCCCGTAAATAAATTTTTAGATCAGAAGGTTCTTCAATCGATCTATGACCGCTTGTGCCCGAATGATTATGGTCGCATGGCTTTAATCATCGCCGATGATTATAAAAATGCGTGCTCGGCCCTTGGTGCTTTACGCTCTCATGTGGGTCGCCAATTTAATCTCATCGATAAAAAAGCAGATAAGTTTTGTTGGGTCGTGGATTTCCCACTTCTTGAGTATGATGCGACAGAGAAGCGCTGGGTGGCTTGTCACCATCCGTTCACGCAACCGAAGGACGAGCACATCGAAATGATGATGAAGGGCGATAACGAGAGCCTCACGAAGGTTCAAGCCAAGGCTTACGATCTTGTGTGTAACGGCGAAGAGATCGCCGGCGGAAGTATTCGTATTCACAATTCCGAAGTGCAAAGTCTTATGTTTAAAGCTCTTGGTCTTACGCCAGAACAAGCCAAAGAAAAATTCGGCTATTTTATCGATGCTCTCAATTACGGAACTCCTCCGCACGGTGGAATTGCGTGGGGCCTTGATCGCTTAGTCACAATCCTCTGCAACACAGATGCGATTCGCGATGTGATTGCTTTTCCTAAAACAGCGAAAGCGACCTGTATGATGTCCGACACTCCAAGTACGGTGGATCGTCATCAGTTGTTAGATCTTGGAATTAGAGTCGTGACTAAGGACTCTAAGGAATAG